The genome window GCTTTTGTTCCCAAACTAATTGGAATTCCTTATTTTAATGCTATGGAAGAAGGTGGGAAAAAGGCGGCTGCAGATCTGGATGTTGAATTTATTTACACTGGTCCGGTAACGGCCGATGTTGCCAAACAAAGTGAAATTGTTGACAACCTCATCACACAGGGAGTAGATGCCATTGCTGTTGCTCCCAACGACCCAGCAGCAATCACTCCAGTACTCAAAAAAGCTCAGGAAAAAGGCATTGTTGTCTTAACCAGCGATACCGACGGAGCTCAGGATGTACGTGAGGTATTTGTCAACCAGGCTCTTCAAGATGCAATTGGTTACACCACTTTAGACGAATTAGCCAAAGCCATGAATTACGAAGGAGAGTTCGCCATTGTTTCTTGCGGACCTACTGCTTGGAACTTGAACACCTGGATTCTCTATGAACTACAAAAGCTAGCCGAATATCCTAATATGAAATTAGTAACCATTCGTTATGCCGAAGAAGATGTTCAAATGGCCATTAATGTCATGCTTGATTTGATTAATGCTTTCCCCAACTTAAAAGGTGTTATAGGTCAATGCAGCACTTCAGCTCCTGGAGTTGCGGAAGCTGTCGAACAAGCTGGTAAAATTGACCAAATCTTTGCTACTGGTATTTCAGTTCCCTCAATGATGTCAAAATATGTGAAAAGTGGAGCAGTGAAGTCCTTTGTTCTCTGGAACCCTGTTGACTTGGGCTATCTAACTGTTTGGGCAGCAAAATACTTGCTGGATAAAAATACCTTTGAAGATGGAAAAGAATATGATGTTCCAGGCATAGAAACCAAACCGGTATTTTTAGTACAAGACAAAATGTTGGT of Candidatus Atribacteria bacterium ADurb.Bin276 contains these proteins:
- the lsrB_1 gene encoding Autoinducer 2-binding protein LsrB precursor; protein product: MKKTYILVVMMLLVVAVLLVPALAEAKYKIAFVPKLIGIPYFNAMEEGGKKAAADLDVEFIYTGPVTADVAKQSEIVDNLITQGVDAIAVAPNDPAAITPVLKKAQEKGIVVLTSDTDGAQDVREVFVNQALQDAIGYTTLDELAKAMNYEGEFAIVSCGPTAWNLNTWILYELQKLAEYPNMKLVTIRYAEEDVQMAINVMLDLINAFPNLKGVIGQCSTSAPGVAEAVEQAGKIDQIFATGISVPSMMSKYVKSGAVKSFVLWNPVDLGYLTVWAAKYLLDKNTFEDGKEYDVPGIETKPVFLVQDKMLVLGPPKVFDANNVDQFNF